Proteins found in one Microbacterium sp. LWS13-1.2 genomic segment:
- a CDS encoding multicopper oxidase domain-containing protein, which produces MTFPPSRQRPPQPPSPPTMAPPSATPRRRRRRRLIIVLVAIPLAVIALLIAAGGIWFATNAVRATPPAVGAIDFRAPLAVPPLAPSHVEDGVRVFELTAQEGRSSLVPEGQTPTLGYDGAYLGPTLVAERGEQVRVDVTNGLADPTTVHWHGMHLPAAMDGGPYSPIAAGASWQPEWTIDQPAATLWYHPHLHGRTREQVDAGLAGMFLVRDAEEAALALPREYGVDDLPVIVQDRSFNSDGSFAGGLGMQFDGVLGDTILVNGTVAPYLDVTTERVRLRLLNGSSARMYDFAFADDREFALIGTDGGLLEAPVTATDIPLSPGERAEIVVSVKPGERIVLRSLAPDPALNAGAAGFDVMELRAAASLAASPEVPSRLADMPAADASGAAAERDFVMSGHNINDRQMDLGRADVVATVDTSEVWTVRNENPLPHSFHVHDTQFRILSVDGAPPPARLAGFKDTIALERDREYRLLVRFDDYADPTTPYMYHCHLLWHEDQGMMGQFLVVEPGQQPDLKRPEGDTDDRHDH; this is translated from the coding sequence ATGACCTTCCCCCCGTCCAGGCAGCGACCCCCGCAGCCGCCGTCCCCGCCCACCATGGCGCCGCCGAGCGCGACACCGCGTCGGCGACGTCGCCGGCGGCTCATCATCGTCCTCGTCGCGATCCCGCTGGCCGTCATCGCCCTCCTCATCGCCGCCGGCGGGATCTGGTTCGCCACCAACGCCGTGCGCGCCACGCCTCCCGCTGTCGGCGCGATCGACTTCCGCGCGCCGCTCGCGGTCCCACCGCTGGCGCCGTCGCATGTCGAGGACGGCGTGCGCGTCTTCGAGCTGACCGCCCAGGAGGGCCGCTCGTCGCTCGTTCCGGAGGGGCAGACGCCGACTCTCGGCTACGACGGCGCCTACCTGGGCCCCACGCTCGTCGCCGAGCGCGGGGAGCAGGTGCGCGTCGACGTGACCAACGGCCTCGCCGATCCGACGACCGTGCACTGGCACGGCATGCACCTTCCTGCCGCCATGGACGGCGGCCCCTACTCGCCGATCGCCGCGGGTGCCTCGTGGCAGCCGGAGTGGACGATCGACCAGCCCGCGGCCACCCTCTGGTATCACCCGCACCTGCACGGACGCACACGTGAGCAGGTCGACGCGGGGCTCGCCGGCATGTTCCTGGTGCGGGACGCAGAGGAGGCCGCGCTCGCCCTGCCCCGCGAGTATGGCGTCGACGATCTCCCCGTCATCGTGCAGGACCGCTCCTTCAACTCCGACGGGTCGTTCGCCGGCGGTCTCGGCATGCAGTTCGACGGGGTGCTCGGCGACACGATCCTGGTCAACGGCACCGTGGCGCCGTACCTCGACGTCACGACCGAGCGGGTGCGCCTGCGTCTTCTGAACGGCTCGAGCGCACGTATGTACGACTTCGCGTTCGCCGACGACCGCGAGTTCGCCCTCATCGGCACCGACGGCGGCCTGCTCGAGGCGCCCGTCACGGCGACAGACATCCCGCTGTCGCCGGGTGAGCGCGCCGAGATCGTGGTGTCCGTGAAGCCGGGGGAGCGCATCGTGCTGCGGTCCCTGGCGCCGGACCCGGCGCTCAACGCGGGTGCGGCCGGCTTCGACGTGATGGAGCTGCGGGCCGCGGCATCCCTCGCAGCCTCACCGGAGGTGCCGTCGCGGCTTGCGGACATGCCGGCGGCAGATGCGAGCGGTGCCGCAGCCGAGCGCGACTTCGTCATGTCGGGCCACAACATCAACGACCGGCAGATGGACCTGGGCCGCGCGGACGTCGTCGCCACCGTCGACACCAGCGAGGTGTGGACCGTGCGCAACGAGAATCCGCTGCCGCACTCGTTCCACGTGCACGACACGCAGTTCCGCATCCTCAGTGTCGACGGTGCCCCGCCGCCGGCCCGGCTCGCCGGCTTCAAAGACACGATCGCGCTCGAGCGCGACCGCGAGTACCGGCTGCTGGTGCGGTTCGACGACTACGCCGATCCGACCACTCCGTACATGTACCACTGCCACCTGCTGTGGCACGAGGACCAGGGCATGATGGGACAGTTCCTGGTCGTCGAACCGGGCCAGCAGCCCGACCTGAAGCGTCCCGAGGGAGACACCGATGACCGTCACGACCACTGA
- a CDS encoding acyltransferase family protein translates to MPSADHDLGPQHLSVPAKTVTREPRDRSPEHAEPSRFIPHVQGLRAIAVLCVVLYHFWPGRLTGGYIGVDIFFVISGFLITAHLMRELTATGTVRLGQFWARRARRLLPASLLVLLFCAVVVMSPYLMPTSALPNEVREILASTFYVENWYLALNSADYLNHAGAPTTVQHYWSLSLEEQFYVMWPLIMLLAAWIGVKWFRGERRRTVIAALGVVTVVSFVFCVVFTITNPAPAYFVTFGRMWQFGVGALIALVPMLRVRNALGSFVLGWAGILLLLYVAFTFDAQTPFPGYMAALPTLGAAAVIAASNTDRWWYPTRILAIRPAQFVGDISYSLYLWHWPLIVIAPSVPFWGLTIYHRVALLGLCFVLAWLTKRFVEDPARGWKVLTSRRPRVTLWSALAAMIVVALVASTAWLVNVPLYNQGTRDIAALQVNPPECFGAAAVLDASCAGADFGSEILPAPGFAGIDRPEHPQCFVQLTDSRPVSCTFGSDDDDAPRIALIGDSHAYQLLSTFQRMADENGWQLVTWFKGACPWNTTPLSTPGAFGAACTEWRERVQNAIDGADLDAVFTAALATTPYSSAGYDSSHDAAVAGYREAWSTVMDRGIPVITVVDNPVWETDPNKCLRTRDVAECDGARSDVLVADDPLKDAASGLDTATLLDFTDVYCGAELCAPVVGGANIYRDQDHVTVTFADTLAPWYTDAIETALAKRGQP, encoded by the coding sequence GTGCCTTCCGCCGATCACGACCTCGGACCGCAGCATCTGAGCGTTCCCGCCAAGACCGTGACCCGCGAGCCTCGCGACCGCTCGCCCGAGCACGCCGAGCCATCCCGGTTCATCCCGCATGTGCAGGGACTCCGCGCGATCGCCGTCCTCTGCGTCGTGCTGTACCACTTCTGGCCCGGCCGCCTCACGGGCGGCTACATCGGCGTCGACATCTTCTTCGTCATCTCGGGCTTCCTCATCACGGCGCACCTGATGCGCGAGCTCACCGCGACCGGCACGGTCCGGCTCGGCCAGTTCTGGGCGCGCCGCGCGCGCCGCCTGCTTCCGGCATCCCTCCTCGTCCTGCTGTTCTGTGCGGTCGTCGTCATGTCGCCGTACCTCATGCCCACGTCGGCTCTGCCGAACGAGGTGCGCGAGATCCTGGCATCGACCTTCTACGTCGAGAACTGGTACCTCGCGCTGAACTCGGCGGACTACCTCAACCACGCGGGCGCGCCGACCACCGTCCAGCACTACTGGTCGCTGTCGCTCGAAGAGCAGTTCTACGTGATGTGGCCGCTCATCATGCTGCTGGCGGCGTGGATCGGCGTGAAGTGGTTCCGCGGCGAGCGTCGCCGCACGGTCATCGCCGCGCTCGGGGTCGTCACCGTGGTGTCCTTCGTGTTCTGCGTGGTCTTCACGATCACGAACCCGGCGCCCGCGTACTTCGTCACGTTCGGCAGGATGTGGCAGTTCGGCGTGGGCGCGCTGATCGCGCTCGTCCCGATGCTGAGGGTGCGCAACGCCCTCGGCAGCTTCGTGCTCGGCTGGGCCGGCATCCTGCTCCTGCTCTACGTCGCTTTCACGTTCGATGCCCAGACGCCGTTCCCCGGGTACATGGCGGCGCTGCCCACGCTCGGTGCCGCCGCGGTGATCGCCGCATCCAACACCGACCGATGGTGGTACCCGACGCGCATCCTCGCCATCCGCCCCGCGCAGTTCGTCGGCGACATCTCGTATTCGCTCTACCTGTGGCACTGGCCATTGATCGTCATCGCGCCGTCGGTGCCGTTCTGGGGTCTCACGATCTACCACCGCGTCGCGCTGCTGGGGCTGTGCTTCGTGCTCGCGTGGCTGACCAAGCGGTTCGTCGAAGACCCCGCGCGCGGCTGGAAGGTGCTGACCTCGCGGCGGCCACGGGTGACACTCTGGTCGGCCCTGGCCGCGATGATCGTCGTCGCTCTCGTCGCGAGCACCGCGTGGCTCGTCAACGTGCCGCTGTACAACCAGGGCACCCGCGACATCGCCGCGCTGCAGGTGAACCCGCCGGAGTGCTTCGGCGCGGCAGCGGTTCTCGACGCCTCCTGCGCCGGCGCCGACTTCGGCAGCGAGATCCTGCCCGCACCGGGGTTCGCCGGCATCGACCGCCCAGAGCACCCGCAGTGCTTCGTCCAGCTGACCGACTCGCGGCCGGTATCGTGCACCTTCGGCTCGGACGACGACGACGCCCCGCGCATCGCGCTCATCGGCGACAGCCACGCGTACCAGCTGCTCTCGACGTTCCAGCGGATGGCCGACGAGAACGGATGGCAGCTCGTCACCTGGTTCAAGGGCGCGTGCCCCTGGAACACGACGCCGCTGTCGACGCCTGGAGCCTTCGGCGCTGCGTGCACCGAATGGCGCGAGCGCGTGCAGAATGCGATCGACGGCGCCGACCTGGATGCCGTATTCACGGCGGCGCTGGCCACGACGCCGTATTCGTCCGCCGGGTACGACTCCTCCCACGACGCTGCTGTGGCCGGCTATCGCGAGGCGTGGAGCACGGTGATGGATCGCGGCATCCCCGTCATCACCGTCGTCGACAACCCGGTATGGGAGACCGACCCGAACAAGTGCCTCCGTACGCGCGACGTCGCGGAGTGCGACGGTGCCCGCTCGGACGTGCTCGTCGCCGACGACCCGCTCAAGGATGCGGCATCCGGTCTCGACACGGCGACGCTGCTCGACTTCACCGATGTCTACTGCGGCGCCGAGCTGTGCGCGCCGGTCGTCGGCGGTGCGAACATCTACCGCGACCAGGACCACGTCACGGTGACCTTCGCCGACACCCTCGCGCCCTGGTACACCGATGCCATCGAGACCGCGCTCGCGAAGAGAGGCCAGCCATGA
- a CDS encoding alpha/beta fold hydrolase: MSSTTPAPQPGPPKKLPRRPASSLAEKWTRMDDVDVFYRESPRPSRDPRVMAHVHGFGLSGRYLLPTAEMLADEFHTYVPDLPGFGRSGKRRDMLDIPDLARAALDFLDDRGVEKATLVGNSMGCPVIIEFAHRYPDRIDRAVLVSPAGGLFNQPLRRAMKQLSQDAPREPVKMARVAVPDYVRFGVPSTVRMFRSLTQYPSLQRLLEMHIPTLVVLGQRDPLLPHAHRVDEIASQTDSHVLVVMLEGAAHAINFSHPGQLAHVIRHFMDDLPIENDPAWPGHVRLYEVHRGKHHPPTKPRD; this comes from the coding sequence ATGAGCAGCACGACCCCCGCCCCGCAACCGGGACCGCCGAAGAAGCTGCCGCGCCGCCCGGCATCCAGCCTCGCCGAGAAGTGGACGCGCATGGACGACGTCGACGTCTTCTATCGCGAGTCGCCGCGGCCGTCCCGCGATCCTCGCGTCATGGCGCACGTGCACGGCTTCGGGCTGTCGGGCCGCTACCTGCTGCCGACGGCCGAGATGCTCGCCGACGAGTTCCACACCTACGTGCCCGACCTGCCCGGCTTCGGCCGGAGCGGCAAGCGGCGGGACATGCTCGACATCCCCGACCTCGCTCGCGCCGCGCTCGACTTCCTCGACGATCGAGGCGTCGAGAAGGCGACGCTCGTCGGCAACTCCATGGGATGCCCGGTCATCATCGAATTCGCGCATCGATATCCCGACAGGATCGACCGTGCCGTGCTGGTCTCCCCGGCCGGCGGACTGTTCAATCAGCCGCTGCGCCGGGCGATGAAGCAGCTCTCGCAGGACGCACCGAGAGAGCCGGTCAAAATGGCGCGGGTCGCGGTGCCCGACTACGTGCGCTTCGGCGTGCCGAGCACGGTGCGCATGTTCCGATCGCTCACGCAGTATCCGTCACTCCAGCGACTGCTCGAGATGCACATCCCGACGCTCGTCGTGCTGGGTCAACGCGATCCGCTGCTGCCGCACGCGCATCGCGTCGACGAGATCGCCAGTCAGACCGACAGCCACGTGCTCGTCGTGATGCTGGAGGGCGCCGCGCACGCGATCAACTTCAGTCACCCCGGGCAGCTCGCGCACGTCATCCGGCATTTCATGGACGACCTGCCGATCGAGAACGACCCGGCGTGGCCCGGACACGTGCGCCTCTACGAGGTGCACCGGGGCAAGCACCACCCGCCGACGAAGCCGCGGGACTGA
- the tig gene encoding trigger factor encodes MVNSTVEKLSPTRVKLHITVSPDELKPSIKHAYEHIAQDVQIPGFRKGKVPAPIIDQRIGRVAVLEHAVSEGLDTFYREAAAAHELRVLGRPSAEVTEWPNEKDFSGDLEVTVEVDVRPEFDLPSFEGTTVEVDAIEVDEAAIDEELDRLRARFGTLVTVDRPAATGDFVELDLVATIEDAEIDRAEGVSYEVGSGELLEGIDEAIDSLTAGEDTTFRSKLVGGDHAGDEAEVSVTVKAVKERELPEADDDFAQIASEFDTIAELRDSLKERVGQQGAFTQGSAARDKLIETLLEQVEIPVPPQLIEDEVHNHLEGEGRLEDDVHRAEVAEASEKQFKTQMLLDKIAETVNVQVSQDELTQYLVQSAAQYGMAPQEFVNALQEGNQLPAMIGEVARNKALAVALGKVTVVDTNGNPVDLSGFVATEDEAADEEQVVEEAEEIADAAADADAVIEAEEAAKPAKKAPARKPAAKKAAEAADADEAAAEKAPAKKAPAKKAPAKKAAAAE; translated from the coding sequence ATGGTGAACAGCACCGTCGAGAAGCTCAGCCCGACCCGGGTGAAGCTACACATCACGGTCAGCCCCGACGAGCTCAAGCCGTCGATCAAGCACGCGTACGAGCACATCGCGCAGGACGTGCAGATCCCCGGCTTCCGCAAGGGCAAGGTGCCCGCACCGATCATCGACCAGCGCATCGGGCGCGTCGCGGTGCTCGAGCACGCCGTCAGCGAAGGCCTCGACACCTTCTACCGCGAGGCCGCTGCGGCGCACGAGCTGCGCGTGCTCGGCCGCCCGTCGGCCGAGGTCACCGAGTGGCCGAATGAGAAGGACTTCTCGGGCGACCTCGAGGTCACCGTCGAGGTCGACGTGCGCCCCGAGTTCGACCTTCCGTCGTTCGAGGGCACCACCGTCGAGGTCGACGCCATCGAGGTCGACGAGGCCGCCATCGACGAAGAGCTCGACCGCCTGCGCGCCCGCTTCGGCACGCTCGTCACCGTCGACCGCCCCGCCGCCACCGGCGACTTCGTGGAGCTCGACCTCGTCGCCACCATCGAGGACGCCGAGATCGACCGCGCCGAGGGCGTGTCGTACGAGGTCGGCTCGGGCGAGCTCCTCGAGGGCATCGACGAGGCGATCGACTCCCTGACCGCCGGTGAGGACACCACGTTCCGCTCGAAGCTCGTCGGCGGCGACCACGCCGGTGACGAGGCCGAGGTCTCGGTGACCGTCAAGGCCGTCAAGGAGCGCGAGCTTCCCGAGGCAGACGACGACTTCGCTCAGATCGCGAGCGAGTTCGACACCATCGCCGAGCTGCGCGACAGCCTCAAGGAGCGCGTCGGCCAGCAGGGCGCGTTCACGCAGGGCTCGGCCGCGCGCGACAAGCTGATCGAGACGCTGCTCGAGCAGGTCGAGATCCCCGTTCCGCCGCAGCTCATCGAGGACGAGGTGCACAACCACCTCGAGGGTGAGGGTCGTCTCGAGGACGACGTGCACCGGGCCGAGGTCGCCGAAGCGAGCGAGAAGCAGTTCAAGACGCAGATGCTCCTCGACAAGATCGCCGAGACGGTCAACGTGCAGGTCTCGCAGGACGAGCTCACGCAGTACCTCGTGCAGTCCGCCGCCCAGTACGGCATGGCTCCGCAGGAGTTCGTGAACGCGCTGCAGGAGGGCAACCAGCTCCCCGCCATGATCGGCGAGGTCGCCCGCAACAAGGCTCTGGCCGTCGCGCTCGGCAAGGTCACCGTCGTCGACACCAACGGCAACCCGGTCGACCTCAGCGGCTTCGTCGCCACGGAGGACGAGGCCGCGGACGAGGAACAGGTCGTGGAGGAGGCGGAGGAGATCGCGGATGCCGCGGCCGACGCCGACGCCGTGATCGAGGCCGAGGAGGCCGCGAAGCCCGCCAAGAAGGCTCCCGCGCGCAAGCCCGCCGCCAAGAAGGCCGCCGAGGCCGCCGACGCCGACGAGGCCGCCGCTGAGAAGGCTCCGGCCAAGAAGGCGCCCGCGAAGAAGGCTCCGGCGAAGAAGGCTGCCGCCGCCGAGTGA
- a CDS encoding DNA starvation/stationary phase protection protein — MTNTQTTPATAANPDVAAATAQFLTPVVLGLQALAVNGKQAHWNVRGANFIAIHELLDSVVAHAQDGADQAAERIVALGLPVDARVGTVAQKTATAVPAGFTQWDALIRNVITDMDTVIADVQAAIDGLDEFDLTSQDIAIGIKESLEKDRWFLFAHLAE; from the coding sequence ATGACGAACACCCAGACCACCCCCGCAACCGCAGCGAACCCCGACGTCGCCGCCGCGACGGCGCAGTTCCTCACCCCCGTCGTCCTGGGCCTGCAGGCCCTGGCCGTGAACGGGAAGCAGGCGCACTGGAACGTGCGCGGCGCGAATTTCATCGCGATCCACGAGCTCCTCGACTCGGTCGTCGCCCACGCCCAGGATGGCGCGGACCAGGCCGCGGAGCGCATCGTCGCCCTCGGCCTGCCGGTCGACGCCCGTGTCGGCACGGTGGCCCAGAAGACCGCGACGGCCGTACCCGCCGGATTCACGCAGTGGGACGCGCTCATCCGCAACGTGATCACCGACATGGACACCGTCATCGCGGACGTCCAGGCAGCGATCGACGGACTGGACGAGTTCGACCTGACGAGCCAGGACATCGCGATCGGCATCAAGGAGTCGCTCGAGAAGGACCGCTGGTTCCTCTTCGCGCACCTCGCCGAGTGA
- a CDS encoding gamma carbonic anhydrase family protein, which produces MTIAPGASVLAAAGRTPDLDPTAFVAAGARIVGGVTLAPGASVWYNAVLRADGDTITVGANSNLQDNVSVHVDAGKPVVIGENVSVGHNAVVHGCTIGDGSLIGMGAVVLNGARIGSGCLIAGGAVVLEGSEIPDGSLVAGVPGKVRRELTDEERAGLLQNAEHYLAHVREHLEASPVV; this is translated from the coding sequence ATGACGATCGCACCCGGAGCCTCGGTGCTCGCCGCCGCCGGGAGAACTCCCGACCTCGACCCCACGGCGTTCGTCGCCGCCGGCGCGCGCATCGTCGGGGGAGTGACCCTCGCCCCAGGCGCGAGCGTCTGGTACAACGCCGTGCTCCGCGCCGACGGCGACACGATCACCGTCGGCGCGAACAGCAACCTGCAGGACAACGTCTCGGTGCACGTCGATGCCGGCAAGCCCGTCGTGATCGGTGAGAACGTGTCGGTCGGCCACAACGCCGTCGTGCACGGCTGCACGATCGGCGACGGCTCGCTCATCGGCATGGGGGCGGTCGTGCTCAACGGCGCACGGATCGGATCGGGATGCCTCATCGCCGGCGGCGCGGTCGTGCTGGAGGGATCCGAGATCCCCGACGGCTCGCTCGTCGCCGGTGTGCCCGGCAAGGTGCGACGCGAGCTCACCGACGAGGAGCGCGCCGGCCTGCTCCAGAACGCCGAGCACTACCTGGCGCACGTGCGGGAGCACCTCGAGGCGAGTCCCGTGGTCTGA
- a CDS encoding response regulator transcription factor, with the protein MAASHDSAALRVVLFEDSVLLREGLVRLFDEAGYTTAGAWGDAQDVVARVREARADVAILDVRLPPGFRDEGIRAALAVRAALPHVGILVLSQYVEGVYARELLAGGEGGVGYLLKDRVTSLDEFTDAVRRVRERGTVLDPLVVQGLLSARPDPLAALTPRERDVLTLMAEGRSNASIAERLFIGVGAVEKNISAIFAKLGLEESGTEHRRVLAVLAFLQHP; encoded by the coding sequence ATGGCCGCCTCGCACGACTCCGCCGCGCTCCGCGTCGTCCTCTTCGAAGACTCGGTCCTGCTGCGCGAGGGGCTCGTCCGGCTGTTCGACGAGGCCGGCTACACGACCGCGGGCGCGTGGGGCGATGCGCAGGATGTCGTGGCGCGGGTCCGCGAGGCGCGTGCCGACGTCGCGATCCTGGACGTGCGCCTGCCGCCGGGCTTCCGCGACGAGGGGATCCGTGCCGCCCTCGCCGTACGCGCCGCCCTTCCCCACGTCGGCATCCTCGTCCTGAGCCAGTACGTCGAGGGCGTCTACGCGCGTGAGCTCCTCGCGGGCGGCGAGGGCGGGGTCGGCTATCTCCTGAAGGATCGCGTCACGTCCCTCGACGAGTTCACGGATGCCGTCCGCCGCGTCCGCGAGCGCGGCACGGTGCTCGACCCGCTCGTCGTGCAGGGGCTGCTGTCGGCCCGGCCCGACCCGCTGGCGGCGCTGACCCCGCGCGAACGGGACGTGCTCACGCTCATGGCGGAGGGACGCAGCAATGCCAGCATCGCCGAGCGGCTCTTCATCGGGGTCGGAGCGGTCGAGAAGAACATCAGCGCGATCTTCGCGAAGCTCGGGCTGGAGGAGTCGGGTACCGAGCATCGCCGCGTGCTCGCGGTCCTCGCCTTCCTGCAGCATCCCTGA
- a CDS encoding sensor domain-containing protein: protein MTVTTTEPAALQPDASRRPVSGFWASYGRAWIRTPGSALYLLAVFVLAMISISVLAPLFWTSVGLLVILIGLPLGVLTLLIARGFGVADRFLLLLTGLPEIEEPEWNRDRSDSTGFWMTLTRPIRNAHYWLYLVHGMIVSPVISTISFALTTVWLSIGLGGLTYWFWGAFLPRGGSDGADGEWGRFVADYLPWLFGGWSSWAVEVTLYLLAGILFTATMPWVLGGLARGHHAVARGMLGRWNSDDLAAEVRAESAARSAAVHAEDVALRRLERDIHDGPQQRLVRLQMDLAALERRAEAGDADAAAELAREARGHAKAALDELRALSSGVAPPLLQDRGLAAALDALAAGSPLWAQVEIDPAIDRAVSQEVARTVYFVVAELMTNAVKHSGATAATVRASLRRNAAGAPTHLDVWVVDNGRGGAVITTGHGLEGLRERVAGLRGVLVVTSPAGGPTSVGAHIPLAVAS, encoded by the coding sequence ATGACCGTCACGACCACTGAGCCGGCCGCGCTGCAGCCGGACGCGTCCCGACGACCCGTCAGCGGGTTCTGGGCCTCCTATGGGCGGGCCTGGATCCGTACGCCGGGCAGCGCCCTCTACCTCCTGGCGGTCTTCGTCCTCGCGATGATCTCGATCAGCGTGCTGGCCCCGCTGTTCTGGACGAGCGTCGGTCTCCTGGTCATCCTGATCGGCTTGCCGCTGGGGGTGCTCACCCTGCTCATCGCGAGAGGATTCGGCGTCGCCGACCGGTTCCTGCTGCTGCTCACTGGTCTTCCCGAGATCGAGGAGCCGGAGTGGAACCGGGACAGGTCGGACAGCACCGGCTTCTGGATGACGCTCACGCGACCCATCCGCAACGCGCATTACTGGCTCTACCTGGTGCACGGCATGATCGTGAGCCCCGTCATCAGCACCATCTCGTTCGCACTGACGACGGTGTGGCTGAGCATCGGCCTCGGCGGACTGACCTACTGGTTCTGGGGAGCGTTCCTCCCTCGCGGCGGCAGCGACGGCGCCGACGGCGAATGGGGTCGATTCGTCGCCGACTACCTGCCGTGGCTGTTCGGCGGATGGTCGAGCTGGGCTGTCGAGGTCACGCTGTACCTCCTCGCCGGCATCCTCTTCACGGCCACCATGCCGTGGGTGCTGGGCGGACTGGCCCGCGGTCACCACGCCGTCGCCAGGGGCATGCTCGGCCGCTGGAACTCCGATGACCTCGCCGCCGAGGTGCGCGCGGAGTCCGCCGCCCGCAGCGCCGCGGTGCACGCCGAGGACGTCGCCCTGCGCCGCCTCGAGCGCGACATCCACGATGGTCCCCAGCAGCGCCTCGTGCGCCTGCAGATGGACCTGGCCGCGCTCGAGCGCCGGGCCGAAGCCGGAGACGCGGATGCCGCCGCCGAACTCGCCCGTGAGGCCCGCGGCCACGCCAAGGCGGCACTCGACGAGCTGCGTGCGCTGTCCAGCGGGGTCGCGCCTCCGCTCCTTCAGGATCGCGGCCTCGCCGCCGCGCTCGACGCTCTGGCGGCCGGCTCGCCGTTGTGGGCGCAGGTCGAGATCGATCCGGCCATCGACCGGGCCGTGAGCCAGGAAGTGGCGCGGACGGTGTACTTCGTGGTGGCCGAGCTGATGACCAACGCCGTGAAGCATTCCGGCGCGACAGCCGCGACGGTGCGCGCGTCGCTTCGCCGCAACGCGGCCGGCGCGCCCACCCACCTCGATGTCTGGGTCGTCGACAACGGTCGCGGAGGCGCCGTCATCACGACGGGCCACGGCCTCGAGGGGCTGCGCGAGCGCGTCGCGGGCCTGCGCGGCGTCCTCGTCGTGACGAGCCCCGCCGGCGGCCCCACCTCCGTCGGAGCGCACATCCCGCTGGCGGTCGCGTCATGA
- a CDS encoding ATP-dependent Clp protease proteolytic subunit, whose product MAEPLVATSVFDRLLKDRIIWLGSEVRDDNANEICAKILLLAAEDSEKDIYLYINSPGGSITAGMAIYDTMQFVPNDIVTVGIGMAASMGQLLLTAGTKGKRYITPNARVLLHQPHGGFGGTSSDIQTQAQLILDMKKRLAEITASQTGKTVEQINADGDRDRWFTAPEALDYGFVDHIRDSALDVIGGGGTAGTAS is encoded by the coding sequence ATGGCCGAACCACTTGTCGCGACCAGCGTCTTCGACAGGCTGCTGAAGGACCGCATCATCTGGCTGGGGTCGGAGGTGCGCGACGACAACGCCAACGAGATCTGCGCGAAGATCCTGCTGCTCGCCGCTGAGGACTCCGAGAAGGACATCTACCTCTACATCAACTCGCCCGGTGGGTCGATCACGGCCGGCATGGCGATCTACGACACCATGCAGTTCGTGCCCAACGACATCGTGACCGTCGGCATCGGCATGGCGGCGTCGATGGGGCAGCTGCTGCTGACCGCCGGCACGAAGGGCAAGCGCTACATCACGCCCAACGCCCGCGTGCTGCTGCACCAGCCGCACGGCGGCTTCGGCGGGACCTCGAGCGACATCCAGACCCAGGCCCAGCTGATCCTCGACATGAAGAAGCGACTCGCCGAGATCACGGCGTCGCAGACCGGCAAGACCGTCGAGCAGATCAACGCCGACGGCGACCGCGACCGCTGGTTCACGGCCCCCGAGGCGCTCGATTACGGCTTCGTCGACCACATCCGCGACTCGGCCCTCGACGTCATCGGCGGCGGCGGCACCGCCGGAACCGCGAGCTGA
- a CDS encoding nuclear transport factor 2 family protein, producing the protein MERTGRQVVEALVATLNAGEIGGMDDLFHDDAVMEWPQSGERIVGAANRRAIYGAFPRLPSISPRRLTGEGDMWVLQADLDYGDGDPYQTVFLFELRDGRIAKETAYWTKPFPAPAWRAAWVESI; encoded by the coding sequence ATGGAACGCACGGGCAGGCAAGTGGTCGAAGCGCTCGTGGCGACGCTCAACGCCGGCGAGATCGGCGGAATGGACGATCTGTTCCACGACGACGCCGTCATGGAGTGGCCGCAGTCCGGGGAGCGCATCGTCGGCGCCGCCAATCGCCGCGCGATCTACGGCGCCTTCCCGCGCCTTCCGAGCATCTCGCCCCGGCGGCTCACCGGCGAAGGCGACATGTGGGTCCTGCAGGCAGATCTGGACTATGGCGACGGCGATCCCTATCAGACGGTCTTCCTCTTCGAGCTGCGCGACGGTCGCATCGCGAAAGAGACCGCGTACTGGACGAAGCCGTTTCCGGCTCCCGCCTGGCGAGCCGCCTGGGTGGAGTCCATCTGA